The genomic segment CGCTGGAGGCCAAGCTCGCCGCGCTCGGCAACCGCGGTGCCGCCCTGCCGAAGGGCCCGATGCCGCAGGGCGCCAAGATGCGCAACGTGCAGCGCACGATCCGCCGCCGCTGACCGGCCCCGGACGACAGAAGAGCCCCTGCCGATCTCGGCGGGGGCTCTTTCTCGTGGTGCGGGTGCTAGCGAAGGCGCAGCACGGCGGTGCCGGTCGCGCGGTCCAGCAGGCTGCGGCCGTCGACGTTGCGCAACGCCGCCGGCACGATGATGAAGGTCAGCAGGCCGCGGACGACCGCGCGCCACAGGCCCACCATCGACGCGCCGTCCAGCCGCGCCACCCGGATCCCGACGATCCCCATGCCCGGGGTGAACCCGAAGAACGAGACCGGGACCATGGTGATCAGCGCCCAGACCAGCACGCTCCACAGGTTGTAGGACTCCATCACCTCGGGCTGGTCGAACCGCGGCTGGACGAACACCGAGGTGACCAGCGACGCGAGCACCAGGTCGAGGACCAGGCCGAGCAGGCGGCGACCGCCCGTGGCGATCGAACCGGGGCCGTTCTCCGGCAGGCCGAGCCGCTCACCACGCCAGCGCTGGCTTTCGCCGTCCGCGCTCGCGCCCGCCTCGCGGGCCCCGGGCAGCCACTCTCCGGTCCATCTCGCCACCCGTCCAGGGTATGCCGGTGGCGCACACCACGTCCGCCCTGGTCGACTATCCGATATCGCCCCACCCGTTAACACCGGCGAAACATACGGGTGACGGTCGGGCAACACCGCGCTTTTAGCGTGAACCGAAGAGAGTAACGCGCGGGGTGTACCAGCACCGCGTCATCACGCTCTGAACGCGGTGCGGCGACAAAGGCACGGCCGCCGGCAACGAGATTATGAAGGAGTTACCGAGGGTGTCCACTACTCCAGACGATATCCAGCGCCTGATCGCCGACGAGGACGTGCAGTTCGTCGACGTCAGGTTCTGCGACCTGCCCGGCGTGATGCAGCACTTCACCGTGCCGGCGAAGGCGTTCGACAACGACGCCTTCGAGGAGGGCCTCGCCTTCGACGGCTCGTCGGTGCGCGGTTTCCAGTCGATTCACGAGTCCGACATGCTGCTGCTGCCCGACGCGGCGACCGCGCGGATCGACCCGTTCCGCAAGCACAAGACGCTGTCGGTCAACTTCTTCGTGCACGACCCGTTCACCCGCGAGCCCTACAGCCGCGACCCGCGCAACATCGCGCGCAAGGCCGAGCAGTACATCGCCGAGTCCGGCGTGGCCGACACCGTCTTCTTCGGTGCGGAAGCCGAGTTCTACATCTTCGACTCGA from the Amycolatopsis magusensis genome contains:
- a CDS encoding RDD family protein, whose amino-acid sequence is MARWTGEWLPGAREAGASADGESQRWRGERLGLPENGPGSIATGGRRLLGLVLDLVLASLVTSVFVQPRFDQPEVMESYNLWSVLVWALITMVPVSFFGFTPGMGIVGIRVARLDGASMVGLWRAVVRGLLTFIIVPAALRNVDGRSLLDRATGTAVLRLR